In the Tribolium castaneum strain GA2 chromosome 1, icTriCast1.1, whole genome shotgun sequence genome, one interval contains:
- the LOC103312385 gene encoding uncharacterized protein LOC103312385, with the protein MVYTSEQKAFLLESYFRNGEKVNGVWKYSIQPCLEEFREAFPEVVIVYEEFKNTLHRNVNLFRGTASTSRKEGSGRPTERTEEVIHATQEILEQDPKTSIRHLSQQVELSVGTCHKLLRKDLHVYPYRVQSVQELQPVDFPRRLQYCQWFLDNIANNNELLEKTFFTDEAWFHLSGYTNSQNMRIWATQHPHEVVEEPLHPEKIGVWAAISKRRIVGPIFFQGTLTAVRYREEILTPFIEELHDDELREGLFQQDGATAHCTAETLDFLRTFFDDRIISRNTANDYPPRSCDLTPCDFYLWPRIKNSIFVTPIPTIDELRRRIQQKIDEINENPLELGNVLNSVRRRCVMCVEQQGRHFQQFL; encoded by the exons ATGGTGTATACCAGTGAACAAAAAGCCTTTTTGTTGGAAAGTTATTTCCGAAATGGAGAGAAAGTGAACGGTGTTTGGAAATATTCAATTCAACCGTGCCTGGAGGAGTTTCGAGAAGCTTTTCCTGAGGTTGTTATCGTCtatgaagaatttaaaaacactctTCACCGAAATGTGAACTTGTTTCGTGGTACTGCGTCCACCTCGCGTAAAGAAGGTAGTGGAAGACCAACTGAGCGAACAGAAGAAGTTATTCATGCTACACAGGAAATTTTGGAGCAAGACCCAAAAACTTCGATTAGACATCTGTCTCAACAAGTTGAACTTTCTGTTGGTACTTGCCATAAACTTTTACGAAAAGATTTACATGTGTACCCATATCGTGTCCAATCTGTGCAAGAGTTACAACCTGTGGATTTCCCTAGGAGATTACAGTATTGTCAGTGGTTTTTGGATAACATTGCAAATAACAAtgaacttttggaaaaaactttcTTTACGGACGAAGCATGGTTTCACCTGTCTGGCTACACGAATTCACAAAACATGAGAATTTGGGCAACACAACATCCTCATGAAGTTGTGGAAGAACCTCTTCATCCAGAAAAAATAGGTGTTTGGGCAGCTATCAGCAAAAGAAGAATTGTCGGTCCAATTTTCTTTCAAG GAACATTAACTGCAGTACGTTATCGCGAAGAAATTCTTACGCCTTTTATCGAAGAACTTCACGATGATGAATTACGAGAAGGTTTGTTTCAACAAGATGGTGCAACAGCGCATTGCACAGCAGAAACTTTAGACTTTCTGAGAACGTTTTTTGATGACAGAATAATTAGCAGGAATACAGCAAATGATTATCCCCCaagatcatgtgatttaacGCCTTGCGACTTTTATCTTTGGCCacgcattaaaaattcaatttttgttacaccAATTCCAACTATTGATGAATTAAGACGACgcattcaacaaaaaattgatgaaattaacgaaaatccaCTTGAACTGGGTAATGTGTTAAACAGTGTTCGAAGGCGTTGTGTTATGTGTGTTGAGCAACAAGGAAGACATTTCCAAcagtttttatag